One Carassius auratus strain Wakin unplaced genomic scaffold, ASM336829v1 scaf_tig00027444, whole genome shotgun sequence DNA segment encodes these proteins:
- the LOC113079220 gene encoding CD9 antigen-like isoform X1 produces MAALTGGEMCVKYLMFVFNFIFWIAGTCVMAVGLWLRLDPKTKILFDGEASFIFYTGLYILIGVGALIMVVGFFGCCGAIQESPCLLGLFFFFLLVIFAVEVAAGIWAFSNQTKVTQDVTNFYKATYNKYQETNEDALKETIILIHHGLNCCGPLGNQPETPDQTCPKKEKLDAFITKSCPDAIDEFLNSKLYITGSIGIGIGVIMLFGMIFSMMLCCAIRKTREIV; encoded by the exons atTGCAGGAACATGCGTCATGGCTGTTGGACTCTGGCTGAGGCTTGATCCCAAGACTAAAATCTTGTTTGATGGAGAGGCATCTTTCATCTTCTATACAG gtttGTACATTCTCATTGGGGTCGGTGCGCTGATTATGGTCGTTGGTTTTTTTGGATGTTGTGGCGCAATCCAGGAATCCCCTTGCTTGCTTGGACTG TTCTTCTTCTTTCTGTTGGTTATCTTTGCAGTCGAGGTGGCTGCTGGTATTTGGGCTTTTTCAAACCAGACCAAG GTTACTCAAGATGTAACAAATTTCTACAAGGCAACATACAATAAATACCAAGAAACGAATGAAGATGCTCTGAAAGAAACAATCATTCTCATCCATCATGGA CTTAACTGCTGTGGACCATTAGGAAACCAGCCGGAAACTCCTGACCAGACCTGCCCTAAAAAAGAGAAGCTCGATGCTTTCATTACAAAG AGCTGCCCTGATGCCATTGATGAATTCCTTAACTCCAAACTTTATATTACTGGAAGCATTGGAATCGGCATTGGAGTGATCATg CTCTTCGGCATGATCTTTAGCATGATGCTGTGCTGTGCCATCCGGAAAACCCGGGAGATTGTGTGA
- the LOC113079220 gene encoding CD9 antigen-like isoform X2, with protein sequence MSVYGCPKCIKYAMFIVNLIFWIAGTCVMAVGLWLRLDPKTKILFDGEASFIFYTGLYILIGVGALIMVVGFFGCCGAIQESPCLLGLFFFFLLVIFAVEVAAGIWAFSNQTKVTQDVTNFYKATYNKYQETNEDALKETIILIHHGLNCCGPLGNQPETPDQTCPKKEKLDAFITKSCPDAIDEFLNSKLYITGSIGIGIGVIMLFGMIFSMMLCCAIRKTREIV encoded by the exons ATGAGTGTTTATGGATGtccaaaatgcattaaatatgccATGTTTATCGTAAACTTAATCTTCTGG atTGCAGGAACATGCGTCATGGCTGTTGGACTCTGGCTGAGGCTTGATCCCAAGACTAAAATCTTGTTTGATGGAGAGGCATCTTTCATCTTCTATACAG gtttGTACATTCTCATTGGGGTCGGTGCGCTGATTATGGTCGTTGGTTTTTTTGGATGTTGTGGCGCAATCCAGGAATCCCCTTGCTTGCTTGGACTG TTCTTCTTCTTTCTGTTGGTTATCTTTGCAGTCGAGGTGGCTGCTGGTATTTGGGCTTTTTCAAACCAGACCAAG GTTACTCAAGATGTAACAAATTTCTACAAGGCAACATACAATAAATACCAAGAAACGAATGAAGATGCTCTGAAAGAAACAATCATTCTCATCCATCATGGA CTTAACTGCTGTGGACCATTAGGAAACCAGCCGGAAACTCCTGACCAGACCTGCCCTAAAAAAGAGAAGCTCGATGCTTTCATTACAAAG AGCTGCCCTGATGCCATTGATGAATTCCTTAACTCCAAACTTTATATTACTGGAAGCATTGGAATCGGCATTGGAGTGATCATg CTCTTCGGCATGATCTTTAGCATGATGCTGTGCTGTGCCATCCGGAAAACCCGGGAGATTGTGTGA